The region GCAAATATGCTCACGGAAAACAATTTTCCATTGTCACAAAACAATTTATCTTTTGGGCCGCATCAACTCTCTTCCCCATAGTCCTTCTCATTTTTGGAATTTTACTCCGAACTGGCCAAAATATTTTTAACCTTCATGAACTAGTTCACAATGATGTTCTCTTTGAAGTCATTGCCATTATGCTTGTTTTTTCCTTTGCATTTGCGATGTCTTTTGCCTCTAGTTTGCAACACCCACTCAACCAAATTGAAAAAGCAACAGAACTCATCAAAGAACAAAAGTTTGATACTCGGGTTAAAATTTTCAGCTCTGATGAACTCGGTTTACTCGGAGATGCGGTGAATGAAATGGCAGAGGGTCTTGCCGAAAGGGAAAGGATCAAAGATACCTTTGGTCGGATTGTAGATCCAAGAGTCAGAGATTATCTTCTTTCCAATGAACATAGTTTAGGTGGAAAGGTTGTAGAGGCTTCTATCCTATTTTCGGATCTCAGAGACTTTACTAAACTTTCGGAAAAAAGAAAACCCGAAGAAGTTTTATACATCCTCAATCGTTATTTCCAAGAAATGAGTAATGCCATTGAAATACACGGTGGGTTTATCAACAAATTTATCGGTGATGCCATTTTAGCAGTTTTTGGAACACCCATGCCGATGACGGATCACGCCGAACGAGCGTTTGCCACTGCCCTACAAATGCAAAAAAATCTAGATTCCCTCAATGCACAGTTTTTAAGCGAAGGGCTCACCGAACTAAAGATGGGAATCGGAATCCACACAGGAAGTTTACTTGTAGGAAATATTGGTTCAACGAACCGCATGGAATTTACCGTGATTGGTGATACTGTCAATACAGCTTCAAGAGTGGAAGGACTTTGTAAGGGTTTAAAGAAAAACCTCCTTCTTACAGAAAATACATCGATCCTTTTACCAGAAGATATTCGCTCAAAACTCCAATCGGAGGGTGAATATGAATTGAAAGGAAGGGAAACCAAAGAGAAGATTTATTCTTATTCTTTAGGGGAATAAAATGGTTGAACCAGATTTGAAAAAAGTTCAGAATGGGATGGAATGAAGTTTACCCTTGGTATTTTGCTCTTAGGTTCCTTTTTTGTTTCGTGTAACGATATCAAACTTGTCAGCCGCCAAGACATCCTCGATCTTTTGGAAGGGGATGGAACGCAAGGTGGATATTCTTCTTCAGATTCTACCGATTCATCTTCCAGATCATCCACTAACAACGGCAATTCGAACAATCTCAACCACTATGGACTTACCGATAGGCCAACTGGAACCAATACTTACGGTTCCACGGGTTCCACAGTTGGTAACCCGCTCGGTTATTAATTTTTCCGCCTAAATTTCCTTATTTGATAAATTCAAAAAAATCGTCCATGAGAGGTCTGAAACAAGACCGGATGGTAATTTTTGCCACCTTTTCATTTTTCGGCCCATAATTCAAAACGATATCGTTAGGGTCTCGGATGAAGGAAAAGATTTTATTCACTTGGAAGTCCGCATGACCATCTCGAATTTTAATTACATATTCAAATTCATGTTCATTGGCATCCACTTCTCCAATTCCATAGGGAACGTAACATTTAATGAGTCCAATGCCTCGAAACTCTCCCGTTTCCTGGTTCTCCAATTCGATTTTGGAAAGTTCTGGATCCAATTTGTATTCCAACCATTGTTTCGCTTTTAGAAAACTTCGAGTTTTTTGGTAGGTTTTATGGTCTCTCGAGTCTTCTGTGGTTCGGAATTTGGAAGAAACAACCCAAAGTTTCAAACACATGGAGTTTTGAAAGAAAAGGAAAAATACAGATAAAAAGAAAATTCGTTTTGCCATCATTTCTATGCTTCCCTCTCATCACCGGACTCGCAAAACAAATCTTCACAAAGATGGAAAATTTTCTCTTTATTTGGTAGTACGGGAAATGGTACGACATTCGGCGGCAACAAGGATGTGTTCTGGTTTGTTTTTTTGATCTTATGTCTCTTGGACTCGATTCTATCTCTCACTTTATTATTTTCGGAACTGCCCTCCCCCATTCTAGAGTGCCCGAATAAAAATTGGATTGAATTTGTCGGGGCATCACTTTCAATCTTGATCATGCCCGATTTTGATCGTATTGATCTTATGAATTATGCCATGTACGGAAACGACTTTGATCCCCAATGGGATGAGATCCGTGCATTTTTAAAAACGAATGTATCTGCTCAAAAAGAGTTGGAAGAGATTAAGAGAACTGTTCCCAGCCCACATATAGGAAAAAAACGTAGAGAAAACGTAAACCCCAGTGATCCCAGAGAGTCCAATGGAGGCGGAGTGGAAAGAGAACCTCGTATTCCGTCCACAGACCCACAGGCCAAGTCTTGGTGGCAAAAAATCTTAGGAGAATGAAATGGAAAACACCGTAGACCAAATCAAAAAGAATGTTGAGAACATCAAAAAGTTTGTCACTCCGTTCTTTAATTTGGCGGTAAACACAACTGTCTACGGTTACCACAACATTGTACCCAATGGCAAACTCATCCTCACTTGTAACCATAGAAGTGATATGGATCCCTTTGTCATTGGTTCTGTGTTTCCTAGATTCATTTCTTGGATTGCAGCAGAGTATACCACTCGCATTCCTCTTTTCAAAGACTTAGTAGAAAAAACGGGAACCATTCCTATGGCCATCGATGGCAATATCTCTATGGCCAGTATCAAAAAGGTACAACAGGTCTTTAAAAATGGGGATGTACTTGGAATCTTTCCAGAAGGCCATGACTATATGGTGCAAAATGATTTTTCTGCCCCACTTGCCAACTTCCATTCTGGATTCGCTGCCTTTAGCCTTCGAAACAAAGTGGATATCCTTCCTACTGTCATCATTCCAGACGAAGAAACGGTTACTGATTATCCCATCCCACCATTGGTACGTGCTTTTATGGGGATGCCCAAAGAAGTTTGTGATATCAAACGCCGCGTGGTTTACAAAAAAATCAATGTGGTTTTTGGTGAAGTGATCAAATACGAAAACTATGCTCACCTACCACTTGACAAGGGTATGGTGGAGGTTTCGAACGAAACCAAAC is a window of Leptospira kanakyensis DNA encoding:
- a CDS encoding adenylate/guanylate cyclase domain-containing protein, whose translation is MKPGRRVQFIAFLLIYFIVPFCACLFTLIFANYTASAFLPSKFLALFEATQVTKDITLAVFTWAPFPIITLILFVYSLPIAKFLFSTKGCNFISEERARHRIVHSPLTISLLGFIGWEISNFLSVCRIDALFPDAPHQSIVTVSILFGFWGLFAFAFSYATTTYLNKLLIIPCVFPEGGLGKYAHGKQFSIVTKQFIFWAASTLFPIVLLIFGILLRTGQNIFNLHELVHNDVLFEVIAIMLVFSFAFAMSFASSLQHPLNQIEKATELIKEQKFDTRVKIFSSDELGLLGDAVNEMAEGLAERERIKDTFGRIVDPRVRDYLLSNEHSLGGKVVEASILFSDLRDFTKLSEKRKPEEVLYILNRYFQEMSNAIEIHGGFINKFIGDAILAVFGTPMPMTDHAERAFATALQMQKNLDSLNAQFLSEGLTELKMGIGIHTGSLLVGNIGSTNRMEFTVIGDTVNTASRVEGLCKGLKKNLLLTENTSILLPEDIRSKLQSEGEYELKGRETKEKIYSYSLGE
- a CDS encoding DUF4468 domain-containing protein, producing MMAKRIFFLSVFFLFFQNSMCLKLWVVSSKFRTTEDSRDHKTYQKTRSFLKAKQWLEYKLDPELSKIELENQETGEFRGIGLIKCYVPYGIGEVDANEHEFEYVIKIRDGHADFQVNKIFSFIRDPNDIVLNYGPKNEKVAKITIRSCFRPLMDDFFEFIK
- a CDS encoding lysophospholipid acyltransferase family protein, with the protein product MKKNVENIKKFVTPFFNLAVNTTVYGYHNIVPNGKLILTCNHRSDMDPFVIGSVFPRFISWIAAEYTTRIPLFKDLVEKTGTIPMAIDGNISMASIKKVQQVFKNGDVLGIFPEGHDYMVQNDFSAPLANFHSGFAAFSLRNKVDILPTVIIPDEETVTDYPIPPLVRAFMGMPKEVCDIKRRVVYKKINVVFGEVIKYENYAHLPLDKGMVEVSNETKRRMGELQKVDYLKK